Proteins co-encoded in one Synechococcus elongatus PCC 6301 genomic window:
- a CDS encoding carbohydrate ABC transporter permease encodes MRLSAGFRSLLLYLLLGTIAVAMLIPLLWLVSTAFKSAGEDIFQFPPQFLPTQPTLDNFRRVWTENPLGQYFLNSTWVALLTVGLNLLFCSLAAYPLARLEFKGRQTLFLLIVATILIPFQVVMIPLYVLIINLGLRNTYLGLVFPYLASAFGIFLLRQAFQGIPKDLEEAARIDGCNDLGVWWNVMIPSARPALITLAIFVFIGSWSDFLWPLIILDEPDRYTLPLGIATLASGFSLDWRLVAAGSVLSILPVFGVFLALQRYIVPSAAASGVKG; translated from the coding sequence GTGCGTCTCTCTGCTGGATTCCGATCGCTTCTGCTCTACCTGCTGCTGGGGACGATCGCGGTGGCGATGTTGATCCCGCTCCTCTGGCTGGTCAGCACGGCTTTCAAGTCAGCTGGTGAGGATATTTTTCAGTTTCCGCCACAGTTTCTGCCCACCCAACCGACGCTCGATAATTTCCGCCGCGTCTGGACTGAGAATCCGCTGGGGCAATACTTCCTTAACAGCACCTGGGTGGCTCTGTTGACGGTGGGACTTAATCTGCTGTTTTGCTCCCTGGCCGCTTATCCCTTGGCGCGATTGGAATTTAAAGGGCGGCAAACTTTGTTTCTGCTGATTGTGGCAACCATCCTGATTCCCTTTCAGGTGGTGATGATTCCGCTCTACGTACTGATCATCAATCTTGGCCTGCGCAACACCTACCTTGGCTTGGTCTTCCCTTATTTGGCTTCGGCCTTTGGCATTTTTCTGTTGCGCCAAGCCTTTCAAGGAATCCCCAAAGACTTGGAAGAGGCCGCACGCATCGATGGCTGCAATGACTTGGGCGTCTGGTGGAATGTGATGATTCCGTCGGCGCGGCCTGCACTGATTACGCTGGCGATCTTCGTGTTCATCGGCTCTTGGAGTGACTTCCTCTGGCCGCTGATCATTTTGGATGAGCCCGATCGCTACACCTTGCCCTTGGGGATCGCGACCCTCGCCAGCGGCTTCTCCCTCGATTGGCGATTGGTAGCGGCGGGTTCAGTGTTGTCGATTTTGCCGGTCTTTGGCGTTTTCTTGGCGCTGCAGCGCTACATTGTGCCTTCGGCGGCTGCCAGTGGTGTGAAGGGATAA
- the xseB gene encoding exodeoxyribonuclease VII small subunit, with the protein MAKAKPAWSYETAIAEVEQIVQQLESGELPLAEVVEQFQQASQRLQQCDRFLRDKQAELDLLIESLDEPPVPPQ; encoded by the coding sequence ATGGCTAAAGCCAAACCTGCTTGGAGCTACGAAACCGCGATCGCGGAAGTTGAACAAATTGTCCAACAACTAGAAAGTGGTGAACTGCCCCTAGCCGAGGTAGTGGAGCAGTTTCAACAGGCTAGTCAACGGCTGCAGCAATGCGATCGCTTCCTGCGCGACAAGCAAGCCGAGTTAGATTTACTGATCGAATCGCTTGATGAGCCGCCAGTGCCACCCCAGTGA